The following coding sequences are from one Burkholderia stabilis window:
- the ddpX gene encoding D-alanyl-D-alanine dipeptidase, whose translation MTDHRLVEITPATHRVDIDLVYATDRNLTGKPIYRRAHCLLLAPAEAALRRAVDVAAQAGFTLRIYDAYRPPQAQQVLWDFLPDPNFVADLGRGSNHSRGTALDLTLVGANGEPLDMGTGFDEMVAASGHFHAGLPEAVQRNRLLLLGVMHAAGFAHIDSEWWHYELPGSCELPQIDNAASGPWRLM comes from the coding sequence ATGACCGACCACCGCCTCGTCGAAATCACGCCCGCCACGCATCGCGTCGACATCGATCTCGTCTACGCGACCGACCGCAACCTGACCGGCAAGCCGATCTACCGCCGCGCGCACTGCCTGCTGCTGGCGCCTGCCGAAGCCGCCTTGCGCCGCGCGGTCGACGTGGCCGCGCAGGCCGGCTTCACGCTGCGCATCTACGACGCGTACCGGCCGCCGCAAGCGCAGCAAGTGCTGTGGGATTTCCTGCCCGATCCGAACTTCGTCGCCGATCTCGGCCGCGGCTCGAATCACAGCCGCGGCACCGCGCTCGACCTGACGCTCGTCGGTGCGAACGGCGAACCGCTCGACATGGGCACCGGCTTCGACGAGATGGTCGCCGCGTCGGGCCACTTCCACGCGGGGCTGCCCGAAGCCGTGCAACGCAACCGCCTGCTGCTGCTCGGCGTGATGCACGCGGCCGGCTTCGCGCACATCGACAGCGAGTGGTGGCACTACGAGCTGCCCGGCTCGTGCGAATTGCCGCAGATCGACAACGCGGCGAGCGGCCCGTGGCGCCTGATGTGA
- a CDS encoding ABC transporter substrate-binding protein produces MKLPTSRLVAALAAASVLAAVPLSAAHAETPKDMFVMATLLDEFTTLDPGEIYELVPEEYVANTYDRLVRVDLRDPSKFNGDVAQSWTVSTDGLTYTFKLRPGLKFHSGNPLTADDVAWSIQRAVLLDKGPAAVLTGIGLTKANVVANVKKLDDQTISVTTDRKYAPTFVLNVLGSWPASVLDRKLLLSHQQGNDFGNAWLKTNEAGSGAYKLVKWTAGDSLVLQRFDGYRLPLAMKRIVLRHVPEAASQRLLLENGDVDAARDLSPDDLASVVKSGKAKVSASPQATLLYLGLNTKNPTLAKPDVQEALKWLVDYAGIQGNVVKTTYKVHQTFLPEGFLGTLNANPYKLDVAKAKALLAKAGVPGGFTVTMDVRNDYPYTEIAQAVQANFAQAGIKVQLIPGDNKQTLAKYRARQHDIYIGEWSADYIDPHSNAQGFAWNPDNSDKSSYKMLAWRNSWDIPQLTKETDAALAEPTAAKRAQLYQSMQKEVLARSPFVIMFEKVAQVATRPGVSGLEVGPINDLVSYRNLKKQ; encoded by the coding sequence ATGAAACTACCGACATCCCGGCTCGTCGCGGCGCTCGCCGCCGCGTCCGTTCTCGCCGCCGTTCCGCTTTCCGCCGCGCACGCGGAAACGCCTAAGGACATGTTCGTGATGGCCACGCTGCTCGACGAATTCACGACGCTCGATCCAGGCGAAATCTACGAGCTGGTGCCGGAGGAATACGTCGCGAACACGTACGACCGGCTCGTGCGCGTCGACCTGCGCGATCCGTCGAAATTCAACGGCGATGTCGCGCAGTCGTGGACGGTGAGCACCGACGGGCTGACCTACACGTTCAAGCTGCGCCCCGGCCTCAAGTTCCATTCGGGCAACCCGCTGACGGCCGACGACGTCGCATGGTCGATCCAGCGCGCGGTGCTGCTCGACAAGGGGCCGGCCGCCGTGCTGACCGGTATCGGCCTCACGAAGGCGAACGTCGTCGCGAACGTGAAGAAGCTCGACGACCAGACGATCTCGGTCACGACCGACCGCAAATACGCGCCGACCTTCGTGCTGAACGTGCTCGGCTCGTGGCCGGCGTCGGTACTCGACAGGAAGCTGCTGTTGTCGCACCAGCAGGGCAACGACTTCGGCAACGCCTGGCTGAAGACCAACGAGGCCGGCTCCGGCGCTTACAAGCTGGTCAAGTGGACGGCCGGCGACAGCCTCGTGCTGCAGCGCTTCGACGGCTACCGGCTGCCGCTCGCGATGAAGCGCATCGTGCTGCGCCACGTGCCCGAAGCCGCGAGCCAGCGCCTGCTGCTCGAGAACGGCGACGTCGATGCGGCGCGCGACCTGAGCCCCGACGATCTGGCCTCCGTCGTGAAATCCGGCAAGGCGAAGGTCTCGGCATCGCCGCAGGCGACGCTGCTGTATCTCGGCCTGAACACGAAGAACCCGACGCTCGCGAAGCCCGACGTGCAGGAAGCGCTGAAGTGGCTCGTCGACTACGCCGGCATCCAGGGCAACGTCGTGAAGACGACCTACAAGGTGCACCAGACCTTCCTGCCCGAAGGCTTTCTCGGCACGCTGAACGCGAACCCGTACAAACTCGACGTCGCGAAGGCGAAGGCGCTGCTCGCGAAGGCCGGCGTGCCCGGCGGCTTCACGGTGACGATGGACGTGCGCAACGACTATCCGTACACGGAGATCGCGCAGGCCGTGCAGGCGAACTTCGCGCAGGCGGGCATCAAGGTGCAGCTGATCCCCGGCGACAACAAGCAGACGCTCGCGAAATACCGTGCGCGCCAGCACGACATCTACATCGGCGAATGGTCGGCCGACTACATCGATCCGCACAGCAACGCGCAGGGTTTCGCATGGAATCCCGACAATTCCGACAAGTCGAGCTATAAAATGCTGGCCTGGCGCAACAGCTGGGACATCCCGCAACTCACGAAGGAAACCGATGCCGCGCTCGCCGAGCCGACCGCCGCGAAACGTGCGCAGCTGTATCAGTCGATGCAGAAGGAAGTGCTCGCGCGCTCACCGTTCGTGATCATGTTCGAGAAAGTCGCACAGGTCGCGACGCGGCCTGGCGTCAGCGGGCTCGAAGTCGGGCCGATCAACGATCTCGTGTCGTACCGCAACCTGAAGAAGCAATAA
- a CDS encoding ABC transporter permease produces MSTPASSLEALRTLPARRPAVRWALRVLRWALTLAVTFAGLLALTFVIGRKVPIDPVLAILGDRASAEAYAAERIALGLDKPLVTQFLIYVRDVLHGNLGVSLLTANPVLDDIKRVFPATLELATIATLIGIAIGVPLGVAAAVKHNKPIDHIARFVGLIGNSVPVFWLGLMGLLLFYARLHWVGGPGRLDPVYDGMVDPRTGSLLIDAALAGEWDVFRNAVSHIALPAAILGYYSVAYLSRMTRSFMLDQLSQEYIVTARAKGLSERRVIWRHAFGNIAVPLLTVIALTYSNLLEGSVLTEIVFAWPGLGSYLTGALLNADMNAVLGATLVIGVMFITVNLLTDALYRVFDPRAR; encoded by the coding sequence ATGTCGACTCCCGCCTCCTCCCTCGAAGCACTGCGCACGCTGCCCGCGCGGCGCCCGGCCGTACGCTGGGCGCTGCGCGTGCTGCGCTGGGCGCTCACGCTCGCCGTCACGTTCGCGGGGCTGCTCGCGCTGACGTTCGTGATCGGCCGCAAGGTGCCGATCGATCCCGTGCTCGCGATCCTCGGCGATCGCGCGTCGGCCGAGGCGTATGCGGCCGAACGCATCGCGCTCGGCCTCGACAAGCCGCTCGTCACGCAGTTCCTGATCTACGTGCGCGACGTGCTGCACGGCAATCTCGGCGTATCGCTGCTGACCGCGAACCCGGTGCTCGACGACATCAAGCGCGTGTTCCCGGCCACGCTCGAACTGGCGACGATCGCGACGCTGATCGGCATCGCGATCGGCGTGCCGCTCGGCGTCGCGGCCGCCGTGAAGCACAACAAGCCGATCGATCACATCGCGCGTTTCGTCGGGCTGATCGGCAATTCCGTGCCGGTGTTCTGGCTCGGGCTGATGGGGTTGCTGCTGTTTTACGCGCGGCTGCACTGGGTCGGCGGCCCCGGCCGGCTCGATCCGGTGTACGACGGCATGGTCGATCCGCGCACGGGCAGCCTGCTGATCGACGCGGCGCTCGCGGGCGAGTGGGACGTGTTCCGCAACGCGGTGTCGCACATCGCGCTGCCGGCCGCGATTCTCGGTTACTACTCGGTCGCGTACCTGAGCCGGATGACGCGCTCGTTCATGCTCGACCAACTGAGCCAGGAATACATCGTCACCGCGCGCGCGAAGGGCTTGTCCGAGCGCCGCGTGATCTGGCGGCACGCGTTCGGCAACATCGCGGTGCCGCTGCTCACCGTGATCGCGCTCACCTACAGCAACCTGCTCGAAGGCTCGGTGCTGACCGAGATCGTATTCGCGTGGCCGGGGCTCGGTTCCTACCTGACCGGCGCGCTGCTGAACGCCGACATGAACGCGGTGCTCGGCGCGACGCTCGTGATCGGCGTGATGTTCATCACCGTCAACCTGCTGACCGACGCGCTGTACCGCGTGTTCGATCCGCGCGCACGTTGA
- the nikC gene encoding nickel transporter permease — MNAERLTLRAWLLSDAPASRSQAALGLAYRRWRRFATNPLNLFGLAILVALIVVAIIGPMIMPHDPLRQVLSDRLLPPGSPSHWFGTDQLGRDILSRLIAGSRLTLGIALLVVVIVVPIGLLIGTTAGYCGGIVDSVLMRITDIALAFPKIVLALAFAAALGPGVINAVVAISITAWPAYARLARAETIRIAQADFIHAARLQGASGPRILLRYIMPLCMSSVIVRATLDMAGIILTVAGLGFLGLGAQPPSPEWGFMVASGRNVLLDAWWVATLPGIAILLVSLAFNLLGDGLRDVFDPRHGA; from the coding sequence ATGAATGCCGAGCGTCTCACGCTGCGCGCGTGGCTGCTTTCCGATGCGCCCGCGTCGCGCTCGCAGGCCGCGCTCGGCCTCGCGTACCGCCGCTGGCGCCGCTTCGCCACCAATCCGCTCAACCTGTTCGGGCTCGCGATCCTCGTCGCGCTGATCGTCGTCGCGATCATCGGCCCGATGATCATGCCGCACGATCCGCTGCGCCAGGTGCTGTCCGACCGGTTGCTGCCGCCCGGCTCGCCGTCGCACTGGTTCGGCACCGACCAGCTCGGCCGCGACATCCTCTCGCGGCTGATCGCCGGCTCGCGCCTCACGCTCGGCATCGCGCTGCTCGTCGTCGTGATCGTCGTGCCGATCGGCCTGCTGATCGGCACGACGGCCGGTTATTGCGGCGGCATCGTCGACAGCGTGCTGATGCGCATCACCGACATCGCGCTCGCGTTCCCGAAGATCGTGCTCGCGCTCGCGTTCGCGGCCGCGCTCGGGCCCGGCGTGATCAACGCGGTCGTCGCGATCTCGATCACCGCATGGCCCGCGTATGCGCGGCTCGCGCGCGCGGAGACGATCCGCATCGCGCAGGCCGACTTTATCCACGCCGCGCGGCTGCAGGGCGCATCGGGCCCGCGCATCCTGCTGCGCTACATCATGCCGCTGTGCATGTCGTCGGTGATCGTGCGCGCGACGCTCGACATGGCCGGCATCATCCTGACCGTCGCGGGCTTGGGCTTCCTCGGCCTCGGCGCGCAACCGCCGAGCCCCGAGTGGGGCTTCATGGTCGCCTCGGGCCGCAACGTGCTGCTCGACGCGTGGTGGGTCGCGACGCTGCCGGGCATCGCGATCCTACTCGTGAGCCTCGCGTTCAACCTGCTCGGCGACGGGCTGCGCGACGTCTTCGATCCCCGTCATGGAGCGTGA
- a CDS encoding ABC transporter ATP-binding protein: MPMNSATAPAPLCEIDGLRIGFRGHDGVVTDAVRDLSLTLSPGERLGIVGESGSGKSLTGRALLGLLPDAARWSARTMRFAGHDLLAMSPRERRRLCGSQMGMILQDPKYSLNPVMTVAKQMGEAFRLHEPGLRGRALHERIVDALAAVQIRDPARVADAYPHELSGGMGQRVMIAMMVSTGPRLLIADEPTSALDVAVSMQVLAVLDAMIARHGTGLMFISHDLPLVMSFCDRVAVMYAGRVVETCAARDLRDASHPYTRGLLAANPPLANPPDELPVLRRDPAWLDPSPHAIPPADRQEAAR, from the coding sequence ATGCCGATGAATTCCGCCACCGCGCCCGCGCCGCTCTGCGAGATCGACGGCCTGAGGATCGGGTTTCGCGGGCACGACGGCGTCGTCACCGACGCCGTGCGCGACCTGTCGCTGACGCTCTCGCCCGGCGAACGGCTCGGCATCGTCGGCGAATCGGGCTCGGGCAAATCGCTGACGGGCCGCGCGCTGCTCGGCCTGCTGCCCGATGCCGCACGCTGGTCCGCGCGCACGATGCGCTTCGCGGGCCACGACCTGCTCGCGATGAGCCCGCGCGAGCGCCGACGGCTGTGCGGCAGCCAGATGGGCATGATCCTACAGGACCCGAAATATTCGCTGAACCCGGTGATGACGGTCGCGAAGCAGATGGGCGAAGCATTCCGCCTCCACGAACCCGGCCTGCGCGGCCGCGCGCTGCACGAACGGATCGTCGACGCGCTCGCGGCCGTGCAGATCCGCGACCCGGCGCGCGTCGCCGATGCGTATCCGCACGAGTTGTCCGGCGGCATGGGCCAGCGCGTGATGATCGCGATGATGGTATCGACCGGCCCGCGCCTGCTGATCGCCGACGAACCGACGTCCGCGCTCGACGTCGCGGTGTCGATGCAGGTGCTCGCGGTGCTCGACGCGATGATCGCGCGGCACGGCACGGGCCTGATGTTCATCAGCCACGACCTGCCGCTCGTGATGTCGTTCTGCGATCGCGTCGCGGTGATGTACGCGGGCCGCGTGGTCGAAACCTGCGCCGCGCGCGACCTGCGCGACGCGTCCCATCCGTACACGCGCGGGCTGCTCGCGGCGAACCCGCCGCTCGCGAACCCGCCCGACGAACTGCCCGTGCTGCGGCGCGACCCGGCGTGGCTCGATCCCTCGCCGCATGCCATCCCGCCCGCCGATCGACAGGAGGCCGCACGATGA
- a CDS encoding ABC transporter ATP-binding protein, whose amino-acid sequence MIDVDHASIRFPTRTGHVDAVRDASFAVRDGEVFGLVGESGSGKSTLLRALTGLVPLASGSLSIDGRPVGGKPERAFRRHVQMVFQDPYASLHPRFTVDQTLREPLSIHDIGDADARIARALSEVGLGPAFRFRYPHQLSGGQRQRVAIARALIVEPRVLLLDEPTSALDVSVQAEILNLLRRLHRERNLTMILVSHNLAVIGFLCQRVAVMQHGEIVEQLRIEDVRAGQVARDYTRTLLQATEGYRRLDPVSDAPAA is encoded by the coding sequence ATGATCGACGTCGATCACGCATCGATCCGTTTCCCGACCCGCACGGGTCACGTCGACGCCGTGCGCGACGCGAGCTTCGCGGTGCGCGACGGCGAGGTGTTCGGCCTCGTCGGCGAATCGGGTTCCGGCAAGTCGACGCTGCTGCGTGCGCTGACGGGCCTCGTGCCGCTCGCGTCCGGCAGCCTGTCGATCGATGGCCGGCCGGTCGGCGGCAAGCCCGAGCGCGCGTTCCGCCGCCACGTGCAGATGGTGTTCCAGGACCCGTACGCATCGCTGCATCCGCGCTTCACGGTCGATCAGACGCTGCGCGAGCCGCTGTCGATCCACGACATCGGCGACGCCGATGCGCGCATTGCCCGCGCGCTGTCCGAAGTCGGCCTCGGCCCCGCGTTCCGCTTTCGTTATCCGCACCAGTTGTCGGGCGGCCAGCGGCAGCGCGTCGCGATCGCACGCGCGCTGATCGTCGAGCCGCGCGTGCTGCTGCTCGACGAGCCGACGTCCGCGCTCGACGTGTCGGTGCAGGCCGAGATCCTGAACCTGCTGCGCCGCCTGCATCGCGAGCGCAACCTGACGATGATCCTCGTCAGCCACAACCTCGCGGTGATCGGCTTCCTGTGCCAGCGCGTCGCGGTGATGCAGCATGGCGAGATCGTCGAGCAGCTGCGGATCGAGGACGTGCGCGCCGGGCAGGTCGCGCGCGACTACACGCGCACGCTGCTGCAGGCGACCGAAGGCTACCGCCGTCTCGACCCGGTGAGTGACGCGCCCGCCGCCTGA
- a CDS encoding GlsB/YeaQ/YmgE family stress response membrane protein, with translation MLQFIETLVVGLIVGLLARALKPGDDKMGILMTIVLGVVGSLVAGYVGRAAGWYAPGQGAGWIASIIGAIVLLVIVGAVRKRAG, from the coding sequence ATGCTGCAATTCATCGAAACCCTGGTCGTCGGGCTCATCGTCGGCCTCCTCGCCCGCGCGCTCAAGCCCGGCGACGACAAGATGGGCATCCTGATGACCATCGTGCTCGGCGTCGTCGGCTCGCTGGTCGCGGGCTACGTCGGCCGCGCCGCCGGCTGGTATGCGCCGGGCCAGGGCGCGGGCTGGATCGCATCGATCATCGGCGCGATCGTGCTGCTCGTGATCGTCGGCGCGGTACGCAAGCGCGCGGGCTGA
- a CDS encoding LysR substrate-binding domain-containing protein, giving the protein MRRLPPLHALQIFSTVARHRSFTRAAEQLCITQGAVSRQIQTLEAHYGFPLFKRHAKGLTLTAEGEQLLPVVNESFARIEDISMKLTRQRTDLALKVPTCVMRWMLPRIMRFQGEHPDLHVQITTAWQHVVDFSTEPFDAAIVYGTPPGPGVFALPLFDERLTPVCAPELRQASPLDAVGDLARHTLLHPTRDHRDWRAWLDHAGERGVDPARGPTFDTLDLATNAAMQGFGVAIGDVTLVDDDVAARRLERPFDIVLETGARYFFVYPENIGSQQKIRAFSDWIARHRD; this is encoded by the coding sequence ATGCGCCGACTTCCGCCCCTGCACGCGCTGCAGATCTTCTCGACGGTGGCTCGCCACCGCAGCTTCACGCGTGCGGCCGAGCAGCTGTGCATCACGCAGGGCGCGGTGAGCCGGCAGATCCAGACGCTCGAGGCGCACTACGGCTTTCCGCTGTTCAAGCGGCATGCGAAGGGCCTCACGCTGACGGCGGAGGGCGAGCAGTTGCTGCCGGTCGTCAACGAGAGCTTCGCGCGGATCGAGGACATCTCGATGAAGCTCACGCGGCAGCGCACCGATCTCGCGCTGAAGGTGCCGACCTGCGTGATGCGCTGGATGCTGCCGCGCATCATGCGCTTCCAGGGCGAGCATCCCGATCTCCACGTGCAGATCACGACCGCGTGGCAGCACGTCGTCGATTTCTCGACCGAACCGTTCGATGCGGCGATCGTCTACGGCACGCCGCCGGGCCCGGGCGTGTTTGCGTTGCCGTTGTTCGACGAGCGGTTGACGCCGGTATGCGCGCCCGAGTTGCGGCAGGCGTCGCCGCTCGATGCGGTTGGCGATCTTGCGCGCCATACGCTGCTGCATCCGACGCGCGACCATCGCGACTGGCGCGCGTGGCTCGATCACGCGGGCGAGCGCGGCGTCGATCCCGCGCGCGGGCCCACGTTCGACACGCTCGATCTCGCGACGAACGCGGCGATGCAGGGCTTCGGCGTCGCGATCGGCGACGTGACGCTCGTCGACGACGACGTCGCCGCACGCCGACTCGAACGGCCGTTCGACATCGTGCTCGAAACCGGCGCGCGCTACTTCTTCGTGTATCCCGAGAACATCGGCAGCCAGCAGAAGATCCGCGCGTTCAGTGACTGGATCGCGCGCCATCGCGATTGA
- the bla gene encoding class A beta-lactamase translates to MEHSPTRRSLLLAAVAAPFVAACTSAPVADQGRAHTAQAELAALEKASNGRLGVAALDTSSGVRIAHHARERFPLCGTYAVVAAAAILARGSLDASLLPRRILYRRYEVVAGSPVTESHVDTGMTIAQLCAAMLQSGDKGAGNLLMGVLGGPQAVTAFAHDSGDPTFRLDHWEPELNKATPGDERDTSTPVAMVDTLQRLLLGDTLREPQRTQLTEWLTGGARSAAGIAAGVPSGWRIAGKAGAGGYGTTTDIAVVWPPSRAPIVMAVSFTQPQADAAARADVVASAARIVTGAFTATA, encoded by the coding sequence ATGGAACACTCTCCGACACGCCGCTCGCTGTTGCTCGCCGCCGTTGCCGCACCGTTCGTCGCCGCATGCACGTCCGCGCCGGTCGCCGACCAGGGGCGCGCCCACACCGCGCAAGCCGAACTGGCCGCGCTCGAGAAAGCGTCGAACGGCCGGCTCGGCGTCGCCGCGCTCGATACGTCGAGCGGCGTGCGCATCGCCCACCATGCGCGCGAGCGCTTCCCGCTGTGCGGCACGTATGCGGTCGTCGCGGCTGCGGCGATCCTCGCGCGCGGCTCGCTCGACGCGTCGCTGCTGCCGCGCCGCATCCTGTATCGCCGTTATGAAGTCGTGGCGGGTTCGCCGGTCACGGAAAGCCACGTCGACACGGGCATGACGATCGCGCAACTGTGCGCGGCCATGCTGCAGTCGGGCGACAAGGGCGCCGGCAACCTGCTGATGGGCGTGCTCGGCGGCCCGCAGGCCGTCACGGCGTTCGCGCACGACAGCGGCGACCCAACGTTCCGCCTCGATCACTGGGAGCCCGAGCTGAACAAGGCCACGCCGGGCGACGAACGCGACACGTCGACGCCGGTCGCAATGGTCGACACGCTGCAGCGGCTGCTGCTCGGCGACACGCTGCGCGAACCGCAGCGCACGCAACTGACGGAATGGCTGACCGGCGGCGCGCGCAGCGCGGCCGGCATCGCGGCGGGCGTGCCGTCCGGCTGGCGGATTGCCGGCAAGGCCGGCGCCGGCGGTTACGGCACGACGACCGACATCGCGGTGGTGTGGCCGCCGTCGCGCGCGCCGATCGTGATGGCCGTGTCGTTTACGCAGCCGCAGGCCGACGCGGCGGCCCGCGCGGACGTCGTCGCATCGGCAGCGCGCATCGTGACGGGCGCGTTCACCGCGACGGCCTGA
- a CDS encoding peptidoglycan DD-metalloendopeptidase family protein, giving the protein MKTREIYRNAARLSGLAAVLVMAGCADTQSIPPSNTLAGQSQPSSQPAAAPSAATSVTPPPAPILVAQKYVVKRGDTLTGIASANDCSVADLRTWNKLGANGRLRMGQVLRIVKQQPLPTAGATGTQAAAAAAASGTAAGGQVTASTASDRQVVKETKRHAGGVALTWPARGKIVDGFRPGQNRGIQIAGRPGDPVRAAADGRVMYAGTGLNDYGSLIIVQHNADFLTAYAHNRKLLVKTGDIVRQGDAIAEMGDLDNSRVALLFEVRRDGKPVNPMPYLPSSQG; this is encoded by the coding sequence ATGAAAACGCGCGAGATTTACCGCAACGCGGCGCGGCTGTCGGGCCTGGCCGCCGTGCTCGTCATGGCCGGTTGTGCAGACACGCAGTCCATCCCGCCGAGCAACACGCTGGCGGGACAGTCGCAGCCGTCGAGCCAGCCCGCCGCTGCGCCGTCGGCCGCCACGTCCGTCACACCGCCGCCGGCGCCGATTCTCGTCGCGCAGAAGTACGTCGTGAAGCGCGGCGACACGCTGACGGGCATCGCTTCCGCGAACGACTGCAGCGTGGCCGATCTGCGCACCTGGAACAAGCTGGGCGCGAACGGCAGGCTGCGCATGGGCCAGGTGCTGCGCATCGTCAAGCAGCAACCGCTGCCGACGGCCGGCGCGACCGGCACGCAGGCCGCGGCGGCCGCTGCCGCGAGTGGTACGGCGGCAGGCGGCCAGGTCACGGCGTCGACGGCGAGCGACCGTCAGGTCGTCAAGGAAACGAAGCGGCACGCGGGCGGCGTCGCGCTCACGTGGCCCGCGCGCGGCAAGATCGTCGACGGCTTCCGGCCGGGACAGAACCGCGGCATCCAGATCGCCGGCCGGCCGGGCGATCCGGTGCGCGCCGCGGCCGACGGCCGCGTGATGTATGCGGGCACGGGCCTGAACGATTACGGCAGCCTGATCATCGTCCAGCACAACGCGGATTTCCTGACCGCCTATGCGCACAATCGCAAGCTGCTCGTGAAAACGGGCGACATCGTGCGCCAGGGCGACGCGATCGCCGAGATGGGCGACCTCGACAACTCGCGCGTCGCGCTGCTGTTCGAGGTGCGGCGCGACGGCAAACCGGTGAACCCGATGCCGTACCTGCCTTCGTCGCAAGGTTGA
- a CDS encoding LysR substrate-binding domain-containing protein, producing the protein MRFDLTDLRLFLNICEAGTITSGAERTHITLQAASERIRGMEDELGVPLLHRAKSGAQPTDAGRALEHHARTVLQQIDHMRGELQQFGQGLRGHIRLLCNTASLSEYLPDALADYLPHHPKLSISVEERSSQEIVHAIRNKTAEVGIVADSVGLGGLEQKPFREDWLVVVAPAAHPLAAHDAVAFDAIADADFIGLTDGSALQVHLADQARALGKRIRYRVQLKSFDAICRVIASGVGIGIVSRHAAERAMQTMDVRLVELSDPWSHRKLTLCARSFDALPKYTREFVAFLSGETGPR; encoded by the coding sequence ATGCGCTTCGACCTGACCGACCTGCGGCTCTTCCTGAACATCTGCGAGGCCGGCACGATCACGAGCGGCGCCGAACGCACGCACATCACGCTGCAGGCCGCGAGCGAACGCATCCGCGGCATGGAGGACGAACTCGGCGTGCCGCTGCTGCACCGGGCCAAGTCGGGCGCGCAGCCGACCGATGCGGGCCGCGCGCTCGAACATCACGCGCGCACCGTGCTGCAGCAGATCGACCACATGCGCGGCGAACTGCAGCAGTTCGGCCAGGGGTTGCGCGGGCATATCCGGCTGCTGTGCAACACGGCCTCGCTGAGCGAATACCTTCCCGACGCGCTGGCCGATTACCTGCCGCATCATCCGAAGCTGTCGATCAGTGTCGAGGAGCGCTCGAGCCAGGAGATCGTGCATGCGATCCGCAACAAGACGGCCGAAGTCGGCATCGTCGCCGATTCGGTCGGGCTCGGCGGGCTCGAGCAAAAGCCGTTTCGCGAGGACTGGCTGGTGGTGGTCGCGCCGGCCGCGCATCCGCTCGCGGCACACGACGCGGTCGCGTTCGACGCAATCGCCGACGCCGACTTCATCGGCCTCACCGACGGCAGCGCGCTGCAGGTGCATCTCGCCGACCAGGCGCGCGCGCTCGGCAAACGGATCCGTTATCGCGTGCAGTTGAAGAGCTTCGATGCGATCTGCCGCGTGATCGCCAGCGGCGTGGGCATCGGTATCGTGTCGCGGCATGCCGCCGAGCGCGCGATGCAGACGATGGACGTGCGGCTCGTCGAGCTGTCCGATCCGTGGAGCCACCGGAAGCTGACGCTGTGTGCGCGGTCGTTCGACGCGCTGCCGAAATACACGCGGGAGTTCGTCGCGTTTTTGTCCGGCGAAACGGGGCCGCGATAA
- a CDS encoding ester cyclase, producing MTDIDLAARYRAYIDCLNRQDWPALGRYVADDVIHNDRPLGLAGYRAMLEQDYRDIPDLHFDIRLLACEPPRVACRLRFACSPKGTFMGLAVDGRKVTFAENVFYEFHDGKIRQVWSVIDKAAIEAQL from the coding sequence ATGACCGACATCGATCTCGCCGCCCGCTACCGCGCGTATATCGACTGCCTGAACCGGCAGGACTGGCCAGCGCTCGGCCGGTACGTCGCCGACGACGTGATCCACAACGACCGGCCGCTCGGCCTGGCCGGTTACCGCGCGATGCTGGAACAGGACTACCGCGACATACCCGACCTCCATTTCGACATCCGGCTGCTCGCTTGTGAGCCGCCGCGCGTCGCGTGCCGATTGCGCTTCGCCTGTTCGCCGAAAGGAACGTTCATGGGGCTCGCCGTCGACGGCAGGAAGGTCACGTTCGCCGAGAACGTGTTCTACGAGTTTCACGACGGCAAGATCCGCCAGGTCTGGTCGGTGATCGACAAGGCGGCGATCGAGGCGCAGCTTTAA